Proteins from a genomic interval of Brachybacterium vulturis:
- a CDS encoding acyltransferase family protein — protein MGTAATASAAAPQRSRPAFRRELHGLRAVALGLVAVYHIWLGRVSGGVDVFLFLSAFFLTGTFVRRLENGRPLGIPRYWLHTFKRLMPPAAVTILLVLAGTAAFLPSSMWQVIMQEAVASALYLENLLLVLLQVDYHARDASGSSPLQHFWSLSVQGQAFVVWPLLFLLVARRARAGKSVRRPLIALVSLLGAASLTWSIISTQSQQQIAYFDTAARMWEFAAGSLLALALPLLDRLTGARRPEDGAAPRLRTLRALTGWLGIAALLACGILVDVSALFPGWIALWPLAAAGAVVVAGHSGTRWGVDSVLSTRPAAFIGDISYALYLVHWPLLVIWLHHSGQARAGLLDGLVVLAGSVLLAWLVTRAVDSPVRRSRWLEARPWRALTAIALSFALVAGAAGGWWAVLHRTAAQPPEAAGPSLATDEVATIAPPDIRPYGWQLGSQWPDLPERCGGPWEPERSFRHVNCQQLLPADADVSATVVVVGSSHSRQFIPALIPWAEENDLQIVNLSMDGCGYLAGTERGPYCAGYDDYVLEYLEAVQPSTVLTTVTRADADSPAETLPEGTQEAVQMLLDRGIDVLAVRDTPRWEVDQYQCAEAVIDDGGTPAEADDACGADVEDKLAPENPAAPLAALDGPDAAVTLLDLTPQVCPAGRCSPVLGDVYVYMDDNHLTRLFVEQVLTDPVTRALEEQVAAASS, from the coding sequence GTGGGCACCGCTGCGACTGCGTCGGCGGCCGCGCCGCAGCGCTCCCGCCCCGCCTTCCGTCGCGAGCTGCACGGCCTGCGGGCGGTGGCGCTGGGCCTGGTCGCCGTCTACCACATCTGGCTCGGACGGGTCTCCGGCGGTGTGGACGTCTTCCTGTTCCTCTCCGCCTTCTTCCTCACCGGCACCTTCGTGCGCCGTCTCGAGAACGGGCGACCGCTGGGGATCCCGCGCTACTGGCTGCACACCTTCAAGCGCCTGATGCCCCCTGCCGCGGTGACGATCCTGCTGGTCCTGGCCGGGACCGCCGCCTTCCTGCCCTCCTCGATGTGGCAGGTGATCATGCAGGAGGCGGTGGCCTCCGCCCTCTACCTGGAGAACCTGCTGCTGGTGCTGCTGCAGGTCGACTACCACGCCCGCGATGCGAGCGGCTCCTCCCCGCTGCAGCACTTCTGGTCCCTGAGCGTGCAGGGGCAGGCCTTCGTGGTGTGGCCGCTGCTGTTCCTGCTGGTGGCGCGCCGGGCCCGGGCCGGGAAGTCGGTGCGACGGCCCCTGATCGCGCTGGTCTCCCTGCTCGGCGCGGCGTCCCTGACCTGGTCGATCATCTCCACCCAGTCCCAGCAGCAGATCGCCTACTTCGACACCGCGGCCCGTATGTGGGAGTTCGCCGCCGGGTCCCTGCTGGCCCTGGCCCTGCCGCTGCTGGACCGGCTCACCGGGGCCCGTCGCCCCGAGGACGGTGCCGCCCCTCGCCTGCGCACCCTGCGCGCCCTCACCGGCTGGCTGGGCATCGCCGCCCTGCTGGCCTGCGGGATCCTGGTGGACGTCTCGGCGCTCTTCCCCGGCTGGATCGCGCTCTGGCCGCTCGCCGCCGCGGGCGCGGTGGTGGTCGCCGGACATTCCGGCACCCGCTGGGGGGTGGACTCGGTGCTGTCCACGCGCCCCGCCGCGTTCATCGGCGACATCTCCTACGCCCTGTACCTGGTGCACTGGCCGCTCCTGGTGATCTGGCTGCACCACAGCGGGCAGGCGCGCGCCGGACTGCTGGACGGACTGGTGGTGCTGGCCGGATCGGTGCTGCTGGCCTGGCTGGTGACCCGGGCGGTGGACTCCCCGGTGCGTCGCTCACGCTGGTTGGAGGCGCGTCCCTGGCGGGCGCTGACCGCGATCGCGCTGAGCTTCGCCCTGGTGGCGGGCGCGGCGGGCGGCTGGTGGGCGGTCTTGCACCGCACCGCGGCGCAGCCGCCGGAGGCTGCGGGGCCGAGCCTGGCCACCGACGAGGTCGCCACCATCGCCCCGCCCGACATCCGCCCCTACGGCTGGCAGCTGGGGTCCCAGTGGCCAGACCTGCCCGAGCGCTGCGGAGGCCCCTGGGAGCCCGAGCGGAGCTTCCGCCACGTGAACTGCCAGCAGCTGCTGCCCGCGGACGCGGACGTCTCCGCGACCGTCGTGGTGGTGGGCAGCTCCCACTCCCGCCAGTTCATCCCTGCGCTCATCCCCTGGGCGGAGGAGAACGACCTGCAGATCGTGAACCTCTCGATGGATGGATGCGGCTACCTCGCCGGCACCGAGCGGGGCCCGTACTGCGCGGGCTACGACGACTACGTCCTGGAGTACCTGGAGGCGGTCCAGCCCTCGACCGTGCTGACCACGGTGACCCGCGCCGACGCCGACAGCCCCGCGGAGACTCTCCCCGAGGGCACCCAGGAGGCGGTCCAGATGCTGCTGGACCGCGGCATCGACGTGCTCGCCGTCCGCGACACCCCCCGCTGGGAGGTGGACCAGTACCAGTGCGCGGAGGCGGTGATCGATGACGGCGGCACCCCGGCCGAGGCGGACGATGCCTGCGGGGCCGATGTCGAGGACAAGCTCGCCCCCGAGAACCCGGCCGCTCCGCTCGCCGCGCTCGACGGTCCGGACGCCGCAGTGACCCTGCTCGATCTCACACCACAGGTCTGTCCCGCCGGACGCTGCTCCCCGGTGCTCGGCGACGTCTACGTGTACATGGACGACAATCACCTGACCAGGCTCTTCGTCGAGCAGGTTCTCACAGACCCTGTCACACGAGCACTCGAGGAGCAGGTCGCTGCCGCTTCTTCGTGA
- the tgt gene encoding tRNA guanosine(34) transglycosylase Tgt — protein sequence MSPDPVVAPPSALAPPATGTGFEVLARHGEKARAGVITTPHGQIATPAFVPVGTKATVKAVLPESMSDLGAQALLANAYHLYLQPGHDLIDEAGGLGAFMNWPGPTFTDSGGFQVMSLGAGFKKVLSSEFSGGEKARTSSGEDDDVAEGKERLAHVDDDGVTFRSFINGDVHRFTPEISMQIQHGLGADIMFAFDELTTLMNSRGYQEQALERTRLWALRCLAEHSRLTAERSHRPYQQLWGVIQGAQHEDLRRRAARELGAMDVGGQAFDGFGIGGALEKENLGTIVGWVTDELPQERPRHLLGISEVDDLFVAIAAGADTFDCVSPSRVARNSAVYTRTGRVNLTGARYRRRFAPIDEDCDCYTCTHFTAAYVHHLFRAKEMLSSTLCTIHNERFVVRLVDRIRDSLRSGDFDALREETTGAYYGAPR from the coding sequence CTGAGCCCGGACCCCGTCGTCGCCCCGCCCTCCGCCCTCGCGCCGCCCGCGACGGGGACCGGGTTCGAGGTCCTCGCCCGCCACGGCGAGAAGGCGCGCGCCGGCGTGATCACCACCCCGCACGGGCAGATCGCCACCCCCGCTTTCGTCCCCGTCGGCACCAAGGCGACGGTCAAAGCAGTGCTGCCGGAATCGATGAGCGACCTCGGGGCGCAGGCGCTGCTGGCCAACGCCTACCACCTCTACCTCCAGCCCGGCCACGACCTGATCGACGAGGCCGGTGGGCTCGGGGCCTTCATGAACTGGCCCGGTCCCACCTTCACCGACTCCGGCGGCTTCCAGGTGATGAGCCTGGGAGCCGGCTTCAAGAAGGTGCTCTCCAGCGAGTTCTCCGGCGGCGAGAAGGCCCGCACCTCCTCCGGCGAGGACGACGACGTCGCCGAGGGCAAGGAGCGCCTGGCCCACGTCGACGACGACGGCGTCACCTTCCGCTCCTTCATCAACGGCGACGTGCACCGCTTCACCCCCGAGATCTCGATGCAGATCCAGCACGGGCTGGGAGCGGACATCATGTTCGCCTTCGACGAGCTGACCACCCTGATGAACTCCCGCGGCTACCAGGAGCAGGCGCTCGAGCGCACCCGGCTGTGGGCGCTGCGCTGCCTGGCCGAGCACTCCCGGCTCACCGCCGAGCGCAGCCACCGGCCCTACCAGCAGCTGTGGGGCGTGATCCAGGGCGCTCAGCACGAGGATCTGCGCCGCCGGGCCGCCCGCGAGCTCGGCGCGATGGACGTCGGCGGGCAGGCCTTCGACGGCTTCGGCATCGGCGGGGCGCTGGAGAAGGAGAACCTGGGCACCATCGTCGGCTGGGTCACCGATGAGCTGCCCCAGGAGCGCCCCCGCCACCTGCTCGGCATCAGCGAGGTCGACGACCTGTTCGTCGCGATCGCCGCCGGGGCCGATACCTTCGACTGCGTCTCCCCCTCCCGCGTGGCCCGCAACAGCGCCGTCTACACCCGGACCGGTCGGGTGAACCTCACCGGGGCGAGGTACCGCCGCCGGTTCGCCCCGATCGACGAGGACTGCGACTGCTACACCTGCACCCATTTCACCGCCGCCTACGTGCACCACCTGTTCCGGGCCAAGGAGATGCTCTCCTCGACCCTGTGCACGATCCACAACGAGCGCTTCGTGGTGCGTCTGGTGGACCGGATCCGCGACTCCCTGCGCAGCGGCGACTTCGATGCCCTGCGGGAGGAGACCACCGGCGCCTACTACGGCGCCCCGCGGTGA
- a CDS encoding glycoside hydrolase family 2 TIM barrel-domain containing protein produces the protein MSTPLPPADHSDRWWEELPAGRNRLRGRAHLHSDAPELSLDGDWGFRYGTRADGTDLGEAATIAVPGMWQLQGYGSPQYTNVVYPIPREVPHVPDENPTGHYSRTVTVPAEWAEQLAAGARVLLRFQGVDSAAKVWIDGAEIGVTAGSRLTQEFDVTEALSPTGEHLLEVRVVQWSVNTYVEDQDMWWASGIFRSVDLLLRPTGGIHDLVTVADFDPATGHGTLSATAFDADGAEVVAKVEIPALGHFAATGVDPLDLGEVRPWSAEDPHLYEAVVRTGTETVTLYVGFRRVEVDGDIFRVNGERIVFRGVNRHEADPVLGRTQHEGNQDLDVALMKQHNLNAVRTSHYPPHQRFLEVCDEAGLYVICEGDFETHGFHTDSTWGEDGTGATEGPARNPLFEESLVERSERFVRRDRNHASIVMWSIGNEAASGPVTEAMVAAVRETDPTRPVIYEQDYAAEYVDVFSLMYSTIEESTQIGRRELSQEYQDKLTRMLASFALDVPEGHFANPPAMTKPFLWIEYAHAMGNGAGSLKEYMALTEQYPALHGGFIWEWIDHGLETTDAEGHRIYGYGGDFGERLHDGNFVADGLVLPDRTPSPALLDAKHHYSPVGLEVSPGGARLTNRYAFSDLSHLRAEVSLDAQASWQELELPRVAPGESVEVALPVHEGATTTVRLTTRAAQGPVPAGHLIVTADHVEAERLRAAHAPSAAARLAPTRGEDGCWSLGPARFDDLGRLVGLGALEIEQAGVDLYRAPVDNERARTRAPLEARWKRIGLDHARRRLVEITADPADGDVLVVRSRIGLDGSALGADVTERFSGDADGVDVEVTVTPSAFWPTDLPLPRIGWTFALPSAPDQVEYDGFGPHESYPDTGGGTTFGRWSSSLAELQVPYVFPQENGNRAGTVRAELRGDHGPALAMRAPEGLGLAVRPWSTAELDARAHDGSLRPDGRTWVTLSSALHGVGSAACGPEPLPQYVLSAREESFRFRLAPAVD, from the coding sequence ATGAGCACCCCGCTGCCGCCCGCCGATCACTCCGACCGCTGGTGGGAGGAGCTCCCCGCCGGCCGGAACCGCCTGCGCGGTCGCGCCCACCTGCACTCCGATGCGCCGGAGCTGAGCCTCGACGGGGACTGGGGGTTCCGCTACGGCACCCGCGCCGACGGCACCGACCTCGGCGAGGCCGCGACCATCGCGGTGCCCGGGATGTGGCAGCTGCAGGGCTACGGTTCCCCGCAGTACACCAACGTCGTCTACCCGATCCCGCGCGAGGTCCCGCACGTGCCGGACGAGAACCCCACCGGCCACTACTCGCGCACCGTGACCGTCCCCGCCGAGTGGGCCGAGCAGCTCGCCGCCGGGGCACGCGTGCTGCTGCGCTTCCAGGGCGTGGACTCCGCGGCGAAGGTGTGGATCGACGGGGCCGAGATCGGCGTGACCGCCGGGTCCCGCCTCACCCAGGAGTTCGACGTCACCGAGGCGCTCTCCCCCACCGGTGAGCACCTGCTCGAGGTCCGCGTGGTGCAGTGGTCGGTGAACACCTACGTCGAGGACCAGGACATGTGGTGGGCCTCGGGCATCTTCCGCAGCGTGGACCTGCTGCTGCGCCCGACCGGCGGGATCCATGACCTGGTGACCGTCGCCGACTTCGATCCGGCCACCGGTCACGGCACCCTGAGCGCGACCGCCTTCGACGCGGACGGCGCCGAGGTCGTGGCGAAGGTCGAGATCCCCGCGCTCGGCCACTTCGCTGCGACCGGCGTGGACCCCCTCGACCTGGGCGAGGTGCGGCCCTGGTCCGCCGAGGACCCGCACCTGTACGAGGCCGTCGTGCGCACCGGGACCGAGACCGTCACCCTGTACGTGGGCTTCCGCCGCGTCGAGGTGGACGGGGACATCTTCCGCGTCAACGGAGAGCGCATCGTGTTCCGCGGTGTGAACCGCCACGAGGCGGACCCCGTCCTCGGTCGCACCCAGCACGAGGGCAACCAGGACCTCGACGTGGCGCTGATGAAGCAGCACAACCTCAACGCCGTGCGCACCTCCCACTACCCGCCCCACCAGCGCTTCCTCGAGGTGTGCGACGAGGCCGGGCTGTACGTGATCTGCGAGGGCGACTTCGAGACCCACGGCTTCCACACCGACTCCACCTGGGGCGAGGACGGCACCGGCGCGACCGAGGGCCCGGCGCGGAACCCGCTGTTCGAGGAGTCGCTGGTGGAGCGCTCCGAGCGCTTCGTGCGCCGCGACCGCAACCATGCCTCGATCGTCATGTGGTCGATCGGCAACGAGGCCGCCTCCGGCCCGGTCACCGAGGCGATGGTGGCCGCGGTGCGCGAGACCGACCCGACCAGGCCGGTGATCTACGAGCAGGACTACGCCGCGGAGTACGTGGACGTCTTCTCGCTGATGTACTCCACGATCGAGGAGTCCACCCAGATCGGGCGGCGCGAGCTGAGCCAGGAGTACCAGGACAAGCTCACCCGCATGCTGGCCAGCTTCGCACTGGACGTGCCCGAAGGGCATTTCGCGAATCCGCCGGCGATGACCAAGCCGTTCCTGTGGATCGAGTACGCCCACGCGATGGGCAACGGCGCCGGCTCGCTGAAGGAGTACATGGCGCTGACCGAGCAGTACCCGGCGCTGCACGGCGGCTTCATCTGGGAGTGGATCGACCACGGCCTGGAGACCACCGACGCCGAGGGCCACCGCATCTACGGCTACGGCGGCGACTTCGGCGAGCGCCTGCACGACGGCAACTTCGTGGCCGACGGCCTGGTGCTGCCCGACCGCACCCCGTCCCCGGCTCTGCTGGACGCCAAGCACCACTACTCCCCCGTCGGCCTCGAGGTCTCCCCCGGCGGTGCGCGGCTCACCAACCGCTACGCCTTCAGCGACCTGAGCCACCTGCGCGCCGAGGTCTCGCTGGATGCCCAGGCCAGCTGGCAGGAGCTCGAGCTGCCGCGGGTCGCCCCCGGTGAGAGCGTCGAGGTGGCGCTGCCGGTGCACGAGGGCGCGACCACCACGGTGCGTCTGACCACCCGCGCGGCGCAGGGCCCGGTCCCGGCCGGTCACCTAATCGTGACCGCCGACCATGTGGAGGCCGAGCGGCTGCGCGCCGCACACGCTCCGTCGGCCGCCGCCCGCCTCGCCCCGACCCGCGGTGAGGACGGCTGCTGGAGCCTGGGCCCGGCCCGCTTCGACGACCTGGGCCGCCTGGTGGGCCTGGGCGCGCTGGAGATCGAGCAGGCCGGGGTGGATCTGTACCGCGCCCCGGTGGACAACGAGCGCGCCCGCACCCGCGCTCCGCTCGAGGCGCGGTGGAAGCGGATCGGTCTGGACCACGCCCGTCGCCGTCTGGTCGAGATCACCGCGGACCCTGCCGACGGGGACGTCCTCGTGGTCCGCAGCCGGATCGGCCTGGACGGCTCGGCGCTGGGCGCCGACGTCACCGAGCGTTTCAGCGGTGATGCGGACGGCGTCGACGTGGAGGTGACGGTGACGCCCTCGGCGTTCTGGCCCACCGACCTGCCGCTGCCACGGATCGGCTGGACCTTCGCCCTCCCCTCGGCCCCGGACCAGGTGGAGTACGACGGATTCGGCCCGCATGAGTCCTATCCGGACACCGGCGGCGGCACCACCTTCGGCCGCTGGTCCTCCTCCCTCGCGGAGCTCCAGGTGCCGTACGTGTTCCCACAGGAGAACGGCAATCGTGCGGGGACGGTGCGCGCCGAGCTGCGCGGCGACCACGGCCCGGCCCTCGCGATGCGGGCACCGGAGGGTCTGGGGCTCGCGGTGCGCCCCTGGTCCACGGCGGAGCTCGACGCCCGAGCGCACGACGGGTCGCTGCGCCCCGACGGCCGCACCTGGGTGACCCTCTCCTCCGCGCTGCACGGCGTGGGCTCGGCGGCCTGCGGTCCGGAGCCGCTGCCGCAGTACGTGCTCTCCGCCCGCGAGGAGAGCTTCCGCTTCCGTCTGGCCCCTGCTGTGGACTGA
- a CDS encoding MFS transporter: MRRILLATLGESTGDDAVRTLLPLIAVASLGVGGSLLGVLNALPFLWYLCAHRQIGAAVDALGHRRAVLLGNGLRVLTVTTLILLLVTGHLSVLALLVLAATIGLGDALFTTGHSSMVPAVVGRERTADCYQRIEGISAVARVSSPAAVSALLRLASPALALGLGGAAYLFSLITLATMPHRRSPDANSPESAEASRSRAGQRPSPTSRPGWTVRRVLSTRGLSHLTLSTMLLNSAAMVSGTALVLFALTTLGLPTSTVALFTAAGALGALLGATFSTPLRTRLPTGGAKLCATAGVALSSLVIPAAFLLPAAQAVTIAVGELLVAACATASTIVGSDVPARLVPQQQLGRASAAIRLLTIGVMPVTSVLGGLLIAASSPVAALLGAAGLAATACLPLLRIRRWSPPPPPEEPA, translated from the coding sequence ATGCGCAGAATCCTCCTCGCCACACTCGGCGAGTCCACGGGCGATGACGCCGTGCGCACCCTGCTGCCCCTGATCGCGGTCGCCTCTCTCGGGGTCGGCGGCAGTCTCCTGGGCGTGCTGAACGCCCTTCCCTTCCTCTGGTACCTCTGTGCTCACCGCCAGATCGGCGCCGCGGTCGACGCGCTCGGGCACCGGCGTGCGGTCCTGCTCGGCAACGGCCTGCGCGTGCTCACGGTGACGACCCTGATCCTGCTGCTGGTCACCGGTCACCTCTCGGTGCTCGCACTGCTGGTGCTGGCGGCGACGATCGGACTGGGTGACGCACTGTTCACCACCGGCCACAGCTCCATGGTCCCCGCCGTCGTCGGCAGGGAGCGCACCGCCGACTGCTACCAGCGCATCGAAGGGATCAGCGCGGTGGCCCGGGTCTCGAGCCCGGCAGCGGTCTCCGCCCTCCTCCGCCTGGCATCCCCTGCCCTCGCCCTGGGCCTCGGGGGCGCGGCCTATCTGTTCAGCCTGATCACCCTCGCGACCATGCCGCACCGAAGGAGTCCGGACGCGAACTCGCCGGAGAGTGCCGAAGCGTCGAGGAGCCGCGCAGGGCAGAGGCCGTCCCCGACCTCGAGGCCGGGATGGACCGTGCGACGAGTGCTGTCCACCCGGGGGCTGTCTCACCTCACCCTGTCCACCATGCTCCTGAACTCCGCGGCGATGGTCTCGGGCACGGCCCTGGTGCTCTTCGCACTGACGACCCTGGGCCTGCCCACCTCGACTGTCGCCCTGTTCACTGCGGCGGGAGCGCTGGGCGCCCTGCTCGGTGCCACCTTCTCCACGCCGCTGCGCACCCGCCTGCCCACAGGCGGGGCGAAGCTGTGTGCCACGGCGGGCGTCGCCCTGAGCAGCCTGGTGATCCCGGCGGCCTTCCTGCTGCCGGCTGCACAGGCCGTGACGATCGCGGTCGGCGAACTCCTGGTCGCCGCGTGCGCGACGGCGTCGACGATCGTCGGCTCCGATGTGCCGGCGCGCCTGGTCCCCCAGCAGCAGCTGGGCCGGGCGTCCGCGGCGATCCGTCTGCTGACGATCGGGGTGATGCCGGTGACGAGCGTGCTCGGCGGCCTGCTGATCGCGGCCAGCTCGCCGGTGGCGGCATTGCTCGGGGCCGCCGGCCTCGCCGCCACCGCCTGCCTGCCCCTGCTCCGGATCCGCCGCTGGTCCCCACCTCCACCGCCCGAGGAGCCCGCCTGA
- a CDS encoding ClpX C4-type zinc finger protein produces MRGPKGISQMHCGFCGHPGADDRPLLGGLGVMICQLCAHEAVRSFDEGTEAAVTAFEAHTEQELVRMLRGVTRQRPQLERFQRDLVDYMRSRGMSWGSIGDGLGVARQSAWERFRRVEER; encoded by the coding sequence ATGCGCGGACCGAAGGGGATCTCCCAGATGCACTGCGGGTTCTGCGGTCACCCGGGTGCCGATGACCGCCCGCTCCTCGGTGGGCTCGGCGTGATGATCTGCCAGCTCTGTGCCCACGAGGCGGTGCGCTCCTTCGATGAGGGCACCGAAGCGGCCGTGACCGCCTTCGAGGCGCACACCGAGCAGGAGCTGGTGAGGATGCTCCGGGGTGTCACGCGGCAGCGACCGCAGCTCGAACGCTTCCAGCGGGATCTGGTCGACTACATGCGCTCGCGCGGGATGTCGTGGGGGTCGATCGGTGACGGTCTCGGTGTGGCCCGCCAATCGGCGTGGGAGAGGTTCCGGCGCGTCGAGGAACGCTGA
- a CDS encoding type II toxin-antitoxin system Phd/YefM family antitoxin, whose protein sequence is MSTIPHRELRNHSTEILRRVEAGETFAITNHGRPVARLIPYVDSASALDVLRDAGRVTTARPVDLDSLPTASGVSSREILDDLRGER, encoded by the coding sequence ATGTCGACGATCCCGCACCGGGAGCTCCGCAACCACAGCACCGAGATACTCCGTCGGGTCGAGGCCGGCGAGACGTTCGCGATCACCAACCACGGGCGGCCGGTCGCCCGTCTGATCCCCTATGTGGACTCTGCCTCTGCTCTGGATGTCCTGCGGGATGCCGGACGGGTCACCACCGCCCGCCCGGTCGATCTGGACTCGCTGCCCACCGCGAGCGGCGTCAGCAGCCGCGAGATCCTCGACGATCTCCGGGGCGAGAGGTGA
- a CDS encoding type II toxin-antitoxin system VapC family toxin: protein MIVYLDTSAVLKILIDEPGGRAMRAAFTGWQLNGDDLVSSFLLHTEMHCAARRRDIVAADVIDMVLGGIGLIDIDRAFLLAAAEGPHRLRSADAIHLATALAVEAEVLVTYDRELAEAAEREGLLASAPGD from the coding sequence GTGATCGTCTATCTCGACACCTCGGCGGTCCTGAAGATCCTGATCGACGAGCCGGGCGGTCGGGCCATGCGCGCGGCCTTCACGGGATGGCAGCTCAATGGCGATGACCTGGTCTCCTCCTTCCTCCTGCACACGGAGATGCACTGCGCCGCACGCCGGCGGGATATCGTCGCTGCGGACGTGATCGACATGGTGCTCGGAGGCATCGGCCTGATCGACATCGACCGCGCCTTCCTGCTCGCCGCGGCGGAGGGCCCGCACCGGTTGCGCAGTGCCGACGCGATCCACCTCGCGACCGCGCTCGCCGTCGAGGCGGAGGTCCTGGTCACCTACGACCGAGAGCTCGCCGAGGCTGCGGAGCGTGAGGGGCTCCTGGCCTCCGCGCCCGGCGACTGA
- a CDS encoding carbohydrate ABC transporter permease, whose amino-acid sequence MSTSVTAPAPAPAAPPPPRGGLPWAHLLRLLAILFGVVVVLIPVYVLLITSFKGPGDASSARAWALPQDWTFTNWSVAWEALAPSIWRSVQIVVPATIISAMLGCMNGFVLSRWRFPGADLVFTLILFGMFLPYQAVMIPLMQMLLAVNVPSGVPSLVLLHVVFGIPITTLIFRNYFESVPHELIESSKMDGAGMLRTFWHIALPLAIPGFVVVLIWQFTNAWNDFLFAVFFSSPANGPVTLALNNLANGALLANYGVSMAGAVLASLPTLLVYILLSKYFLAGLMQGSVKG is encoded by the coding sequence ATGAGCACCTCCGTCACCGCCCCGGCGCCCGCTCCCGCCGCACCTCCGCCCCCTCGCGGGGGTCTCCCCTGGGCGCATCTGCTGCGCCTGCTCGCCATCCTCTTCGGCGTGGTCGTCGTCCTGATCCCCGTGTACGTCCTGCTGATCACCAGCTTCAAGGGCCCCGGGGACGCGAGCTCCGCACGCGCCTGGGCGCTCCCGCAGGACTGGACGTTCACGAACTGGTCCGTCGCCTGGGAGGCGCTGGCACCGTCGATCTGGCGCAGCGTGCAGATCGTGGTCCCCGCGACGATCATCTCCGCGATGCTCGGCTGCATGAACGGCTTCGTCCTCTCGCGCTGGCGCTTCCCGGGCGCGGACCTCGTCTTCACCCTGATCCTGTTCGGGATGTTCCTGCCGTACCAGGCGGTGATGATCCCGCTGATGCAGATGCTGCTGGCCGTGAACGTCCCCAGCGGCGTCCCCTCGCTGGTCCTGCTGCACGTGGTGTTCGGCATCCCGATCACCACGCTCATCTTCCGCAACTACTTCGAGTCCGTGCCGCACGAGCTGATCGAGTCCTCGAAGATGGACGGCGCGGGCATGCTCCGCACCTTCTGGCACATCGCGCTGCCGCTGGCCATCCCGGGCTTCGTGGTGGTGCTGATCTGGCAGTTCACCAATGCCTGGAACGACTTCCTGTTCGCGGTGTTCTTCTCCTCCCCGGCCAACGGGCCGGTGACCCTGGCGCTGAACAACCTGGCCAACGGTGCGCTGCTGGCCAACTACGGGGTCTCGATGGCGGGCGCGGTGCTGGCCTCGCTGCCCACGCTGCTGGTGTACATCCTGCTGAGCAAGTACTTCCTGGCGGGACTGATGCAGGGGTCCGTCAAGGGCTGA
- a CDS encoding carbohydrate ABC transporter permease produces MKKFAGHYGAPLLMILPSIVLIGIFVYGLLGVNFWTSMTDNHTAAQAAGREPIAFVGLTNYIELLLTEDFRHSLANLVLFTATFLVGAMAMGFLWAWLLERPLRGGRLFQTIYLFPMAVSFVASGVVWRWLLNSNQGENASGLNRLFQMIGLDVLQNPWWNNITFGIMAIALPAIWQLSGYVMALFLAGFRGVPDELREAARMDGASEWQVYRMVIFPQLTPVLMSAIVIIAHMSLKSFDLILSISSAAAYQTKVPAVDMFLFKSSFDYANSAAVGAFLLIIIAFLIVPYLVQQHRSRTR; encoded by the coding sequence ATGAAGAAGTTCGCCGGGCACTACGGTGCCCCGCTGCTGATGATCCTGCCGTCGATCGTGCTGATCGGCATCTTCGTCTACGGCCTGCTGGGCGTGAACTTCTGGACGTCGATGACGGACAACCACACCGCCGCGCAGGCCGCCGGCCGGGAACCCATCGCCTTCGTGGGGCTGACGAACTACATCGAGCTGCTGCTGACCGAGGACTTCCGCCACTCGCTGGCGAACCTGGTGCTGTTCACCGCCACCTTCCTGGTGGGGGCGATGGCGATGGGCTTCCTCTGGGCGTGGCTGCTGGAGCGGCCGCTGCGAGGCGGGCGCCTGTTCCAGACCATCTACCTGTTCCCGATGGCCGTCAGCTTCGTCGCCTCCGGTGTGGTGTGGCGCTGGCTGCTGAACTCCAACCAGGGCGAGAACGCGAGCGGCCTGAACCGGCTGTTCCAGATGATCGGCCTGGACGTGCTGCAGAACCCGTGGTGGAACAACATCACCTTCGGCATCATGGCGATCGCGCTGCCCGCGATCTGGCAGCTGTCCGGCTACGTGATGGCACTGTTCCTGGCCGGTTTCCGCGGGGTCCCCGACGAACTGCGCGAAGCGGCCCGCATGGATGGCGCCAGCGAATGGCAGGTCTACCGCATGGTGATCTTCCCGCAGCTCACGCCGGTGCTGATGAGCGCGATCGTGATCATCGCCCATATGTCGCTGAAGTCCTTCGACCTGATCCTGTCGATCTCCTCGGCCGCCGCCTACCAGACCAAGGTGCCCGCGGTGGACATGTTCCTGTTCAAGTCGAGCTTCGACTATGCGAACTCCGCCGCGGTCGGTGCGTTCCTGTTGATCATCATCGCCTTCCTGATCGTCCCCTATCTCGTCCAGCAGCATCGGAGCCGTACCCGATGA